Proteins encoded within one genomic window of Fusarium musae strain F31 chromosome 4, whole genome shotgun sequence:
- the RPS19 gene encoding 40S ribosomal protein S19 (EggNog:ENOG41), whose translation MAGGVTVRDVDAQKFITAYSAFLKRQGKLPIPGWVDTVKTGPAKELPPQDIDWFYVRAASIARHVYLRKTVGVGRLRKVHGTAKNRGSRPSKHVDASGSVDRKVMQALEKIGVLEQDEDKGGRRITQAGQRDLDRIAQTTAEAEEEEDDE comes from the exons ATGGCCGGCGGAGTTACCGTTCGCGATGTCGAT GCGCAGAAGTTCATCACTGCCTACTCTGCTTTCTTGAAGCGTCAGGGCAAGCTTCCCATCCCCG GTTGGGTCGATACCGTCAAGACTGGTCCTGCTAAGGAGCTCCCTCCCCAGGACATTGACTGGTTCTACGTCCGCGCCGCCTCCATCGCCCGCCACGTCTACCTCCGCAAGACCGTCGGTGTTGGCCGTCTCCGCAAGGTCCACGGCACTGCCAAGAACCGTGGCAGCCGTCCCTCCAAGCACGTCGATGCCTCCGGCTCCGTCGACCGAAAGGTCATGcaggctcttgagaagatcggTGTCCTTGAGCAGGACGAGGACAAGGGTGGCCGCCGCATCACCCAGGCCGGACAGCGTGATTTGGACCGAATTGCCCAGACCACCgctgaggccgaggaggaggaggatgacgagtAA
- a CDS encoding hypothetical protein (EggNog:ENOG41), with amino-acid sequence MPHRVANFIRTSSGNIAQIKKVARSRTNSPYTSDGEDRPQIHAVKMAELADAVKKHHRISLPFGKSHKEQPSDVSIDWSIESPPVVFHGNTEESTGALITGQMFLDVKEEVVEVGSFAASLKLHIYQKRPYQSHCTDCQNQYTELKSWQFLALPTTLRKGRHPFPFSILLDGHLPATMDTPLVAISYEFKADAYVTKSVHSSSGSVTPVRFERTVPVKRSLPENEIPHHSVRVFPPTNIKASAHYNNIIHPTGSNTVSLRLDGLMSRNDKAKTIDFWRLKKVTWRLEETIKTVAPACDRHAPAAEDTEKKSLPRNEVRVLGEKHLHDGWKSDFSGTDGKVELEFDYFANQYKSHTKELKYACDTKSAEGVEVTHSLLIELVVSREYAPEGKPQLATQTGTGRILRMHYGVVMTAHAGMGVSWDNEAPPVYQDVPPSPPAYPAIESPVEYESLEHLDAHRLSSLSNSSDDGSQ; translated from the coding sequence ATGCCCCACCGCGTGGCTAACTTCATCCGCACCTCTTCTGGCAACATTGCtcagatcaagaaggttgcTCGATCACGCACAAACAGCCCCTACACATCAGACGGCGAGGATCGACCTCAAATCCACGCTGTCAAGATGGCCGAACTCGCAGATGCCGTTAAGAAGCATCACCGCATTTCTCTGCCCTTCGGCAAGTCCCACAAGGAACAGCCCTCAGATGTTTCCATTGACTGGAGTATCGAGAGCCCACCTGTGGTTTTCCACGGCAACACTGAGGAGAGCACTGGCGCTCTCATCACTGGACAGATGTTCCTCGATGTCAAGGAGGAGGTTGTCGAGGTTGGAAGCTTTGCCGCTTCTCTCAAGCTTCACATCTACCAGAAGAGGCCCTACCAGAGCCACTGCACAGATTGCCAGAACCAGTACACTGAGCTCAAGAGCTGGCAGTTCCTAGCTCTCCCCACCACACTCCGCAAGGGTCGTCACCCATTCCCTTTCTCTATTCTCCTGGATGGCCACCTCCCCGCTACCATGGATACTCCCCTCGTCGCCATCTCATATGAGTTCAAGGCTGATGCCTATGTCACCAAGAGCGTGCACTCATCCAGTGGCTCCGTCACGCCTGTGCGATTCGAGCGAACTGTCCCGGTTAAGCGATCTCTCCCCGAGAACGAAATTCCTCACCACTCTGTCCGCGTCTTCCCCCCTACCAACATCAAGGCCAGCGCCCactacaacaacatcatccacCCCACCGGATCCAACACTGTCAGTCTCCGACTTGACGGTCTCATGAGCCGCaacgacaaggccaagaccatTGACTTCTGGCGACTAAAGAAGGTCACATGGAGACTCGAGGAGACCATCAAGACCGTGGCCCCTGCTTGCGACCGACATGCTCCTGCAGCTGAAGacaccgagaagaagagccttCCCCGCAACGAGGTCCGTGTCCTGGGCGAGAAGCACCTCCACGATGGCTGGAAGTCTGACTTCAGCGGCACTGATGGCAAGGTCGAGCTTGAATTCGATTACTTTGCCAATCAGTACAAGTCTCACACCAAGGAGCTCAAGTATGCCTGCGACACCAAGTCTGCTGAGGGCGTCGAAGTGACACATTCGCTACTCATTGAGCTTGTTGTCTCTCGGGAATACGCTCCCGAGGGTAAGCCTCAACTGGCTACCCAAACCGGCACCGGCCGCATCCTGCGAATGCACTACGGTGTTGTCATGACTGCTCATGCTGGCATGGGTGTCAGCTGGGATAACGAGGCTCCTCCGGTCTACCAAGACGTTCCTCCTAGTCCCCCTGCCTACCCTGCCATTGAGTCCCCGGTTGAGTACGAGAGCCTGGAGCACCTCGATGCCCACCGACTCAGCAGTCTTTCCAACTCATCAGATGATGGCAGCCAATAG
- a CDS encoding hypothetical protein (EggNog:ENOG41~BUSCO:EOG09262TUR), translating to MREFMDYVHSAFYEATGWNRDNSYASLNVTSDALLNFETPRGLRLTLSALASPNFATSYQLGSVGIVDGSISYLFSSVPLRLLLTPQSETVNLPELLRSYRPLTELPHRTNPRLQAPKDTLESSLLYGRLYLPQSQLEALFVKRLSPALQVQLSSVSAQHLKNGGTVLGLAQYDVGKYALEGLASSDGGLLGFRGVYNFGGDAEKPEEQAVNDNGNADRERIYGRFSTGGEIYYGTLNNTGGISVGTRFATLPAHKGTPLSATLTLNPLMGNISASYAVVAGRHCSLATRMEFNVFSYESAWAIGMELWRKPFTRPVLEDEPVIDGKVVLDDKPEVKRPKERSFQAKLEWRLDDPEPVIVKPPPPPPPPPPSTPKEEIDPDKPGEERYAGVLKTRLDQNMRIGVLWEGRVKSLLFSLGSSIDLNKLDKPFRTLGLEIQFSS from the exons ATGCGCGAGTTCATGGACTATGTCCACAGCGCCTTCTATGAAGCAACTGGATGGAATCGCGACAACTCGTACGCATCGCTAAATGTGACCAGTGATG CTCTTCTGAACTTCGAGACTCCTCGTGGGCTTCGACTCACTCTATCTGCCCTCGCGAGCCCCAACTTTGCGACATCCTACCAACTTGGCTCAGTCGGTATTGTTGATGGATCCATCTCGtacctcttctcatcagtcCCGCTTCGACTTCTTTTGACACCGCAATCCGAGACGGTCAATCTACCGGAGCTTTTGCGCTCGTACAGACCTCTCACCGAACTCCCCCACCGAACCAATCCTCGCCTCCAGGCACCGAAAGATACACTGGAATCTTCACTCCTATATGGTCGACTCTACCTGCCCCAATCACAACTCGAAGCTCTATTCGTCAAACGACTGTCTCCTGCGCTCCAGGTTCAGCTCAGTTCTGTATCTGCCCAGCACCTTAAGAACGGCGGCACTGTACTAGGCCTGGCGCAATATGACGTAGGGAAATATGCGCTCGAAGGGCTGGCGTCTTCAGATGGAGGACTACTTGGTTTCCGGGGCGTGTATAATTTCGGCGGCGATGCCGAGAAGCCGGAGGAACAGGCTGTCAACGACAATGGAAATGCCGACAGGGAAAGGATCTATGGTCGATTCAGCACCGGTGGAGAAATCTACTACGGCACCCTGAACAATACGGGTGGAATCAGCGTGGGAACCCGATTTGCAACGTTACCCGCGCACAAGGGGACGCCTTTATCTGCGACGTTGACACTGAATCCCTTGATGGGTAACATCAGTGCAAGTTATGCCGTGGTGGCCGGCCGGCATTGTAGTCTTGCTACCCGGATGGAGTTCAATGTGTTCAGCTACGAAAGTGCTTGGGCGATTGGTATGGAGCTCTGGCGGAAACCATTTACTCGACCGGTTCTTGAGGACGAGCCAGTCATTGACGGCAAGGTGGTTCTTGACGATAAACCAGAGGTGAAGCGGCCAAAGGAGCGCAGCTTTCAAGCCAAATTGGAATGGCGTCTGGATGATCCCGAACCAGTTATCGTcaagccaccaccaccaccaccaccgcctcccCCTTCCACCCCAAAGGAGGAGATAGATCCTGACAAGCCCGGTGAGGAGAGATATGCAGGCGTACTCAAGACTCGACTTGACCAAAACATGCGAATAGGGGTGCTGTGGGAAGGGCGAGTCAAATCTCTTCTATTCAGTCTCGGAAGTTCGATCGACTTgaacaagcttgacaagcCATTCCGAACGCTAGGATTGGAAATCCAGTTTTCATCATGA